The following proteins are co-located in the Tetrapisispora phaffii CBS 4417 chromosome 4, complete genome genome:
- the DPP1 gene encoding bifunctional diacylglycerol diphosphate phosphatase/phosphatidate phosphatase (similar to Saccharomyces cerevisiae DPP1 (YDR284C); ancestral locus Anc_5.297), translated as MIIDRSRLIRGISVSSLDSNRSSKWRIGDLLLLVLLLILNIPVYYFQPFERQFYINDLTISHPYAEHQRVSDFMLFVYSLIVPLITMAIVWFLFSDAKHRWHLLYVSVLGLVLSVTSVALFTNFVKNWFGRARPDFLARCIPTEGTPINVLVNARDVCTSKDWDKILEGFRTTPSGHSSESFAGLGFLYFWLSGQLLTGNIHAALWTKAIALLPLLGATLIALSRTQDYRHHFIDVLLGSFIGFVFAFCTYRRYFPSIYDPLPFKPLLDDSNVTLQNNDHHYLPTSNNINEEVDPESRPFTV; from the coding sequence ATGATAATTGATAGGTCTAGACTGATAAGGGGGATATCTGTTTCATCCTTAGATTCCAATAGATCATCCAAATGGAGAATTGGtgatcttttattattagttttaTTGCTGATACTAAATATACctgtatattattttcagcCTTTTGAAAGACAGTTCTATATTAACGATTTAACCATATCTCATCCCTATGCTGAACATCAAAGAGTGAGTGATTTTATGCTATTTGTATACAGTTTAATAGTCCCTTTAATCACAATGGCCATAGTCTGGTTCCTATTTTCTGATGCTAAACATAGGTGGCATTTATTATATGTGTCAGTATTAGGCTTAGTTCTTTCTGTAACATCCGTTGCGTTATTTACAAACTTTGTTAAAAATTGGTTTGGCAGAGCTCGACCTGATTTCTTAGCAAGATGTATACCAACAGAAGGTACTCCAATAAATGTTTTAGTAAATGCAAGAGATGTGTGCACTTCTAAAGACTGGGATAAAATTCTTGAAGGTTTTAGAACAACTCCATCAGGTCATTCCAGTGAAAGTTTCGCTGGTTTAGGATTCCTATATTTTTGGTTAAGTGGTCAATTATTGACCGGGAACATACATGCTGCACTTTGGACAAAGGCCATTGCACTTTTACCATTGCTAGGTGCAACTTTAATTGCACTATCAAGAACTCAAGACTATAGGCACCATTTTATAGACGTCCTTTTAGGTTCTTTCATTGGTTTTGTGTTTGCATTTTGTACATACAGAAGATATTTTCCATCCATTTATGATCCATTACCATTCAAACCTCTATTAGATGACTCGAATGTTACTcttcaaaataatgatCACCATTATTTACCAActagtaataatataaatgagGAAGTGGATCCAGAATCAAGACCATTTACAGTTTAA